Proteins from a single region of Pseudomonas quebecensis:
- a CDS encoding amino acid ABC transporter permease, with translation MNYQLNFAAVWRDFDTLLAGLGLGLQLALLSIAIGCAIGLLMAFAMLSRHRALRMLASVYVTVVRNTPILVLILLIYFALPSLGIRLDKIPSFIITLSLYAGAYLTEVFRAGLLNIPKGLREAGLAIGLGEWRIRAYITVPVMLRNVLPALSNNFISLFKDTSLAAAIAVPELTYYARKINVESYRVIETWLVTTALYVAACYLIALLLRYLEQRLAIRR, from the coding sequence ATGAATTATCAGTTGAATTTTGCCGCCGTCTGGCGCGATTTCGACACCTTGCTGGCGGGGCTCGGGTTGGGTCTGCAACTGGCATTGCTGTCGATCGCCATCGGCTGCGCGATCGGCCTGCTGATGGCGTTTGCCATGCTGTCCAGGCACCGCGCCTTGCGCATGCTGGCCTCGGTGTATGTGACGGTGGTGCGCAATACACCGATCCTGGTGTTGATCCTATTGATCTACTTTGCGTTGCCCAGCCTGGGCATTCGTCTGGACAAGATTCCTTCGTTCATCATCACCTTGTCGCTTTACGCCGGGGCGTACCTGACCGAAGTGTTCCGCGCCGGGCTGTTGAATATTCCCAAGGGGCTGCGCGAAGCCGGCCTGGCCATCGGCCTGGGCGAGTGGCGCATTCGGGCCTATATCACCGTGCCGGTGATGCTGCGCAATGTGCTGCCGGCGCTGTCGAACAACTTTATCTCGCTGTTCAAGGACACCTCCCTGGCCGCTGCGATCGCCGTGCCGGAACTGACCTATTACGCCCGCAAGATCAACGTCGAAAGCTACCGGGTGATTGAAACCTGGCTGGTCACGACCGCGCTCTACGTGGCCGCCTGTTACCTCATTGCCCTGTTGCTCCGCTACCTGGAACAACGTCTGGCGATCCGTCGTTAA
- a CDS encoding amino acid ABC transporter permease, giving the protein MYESPSWLHALWIARDTLWAGFQASVYVSALAIIFGTLIGIVAGLILTYGRFWMRAPFRLYVDLIRGTPVFVLVLACFYMLPALGWQISAFQAGAVGLTLFCGSHVSEIVRGALQAIPRGQLEASKAIGLTFRQSLGYVLLPQALRQILPTWVNSSTEIVKASTLLSVIGVAELLLSTQQVIARTFMTLEFYLFAGFLFFVINYAIELFGRYIEKRVALP; this is encoded by the coding sequence ATGTACGAATCTCCCAGCTGGTTGCATGCGTTGTGGATCGCCCGGGACACGCTCTGGGCGGGGTTTCAGGCCAGTGTCTATGTGTCGGCGCTGGCTATTATCTTTGGCACGCTGATCGGTATCGTCGCCGGGTTGATCCTGACCTACGGCAGGTTCTGGATGCGTGCACCGTTTCGCCTGTATGTCGACCTGATCCGTGGCACCCCGGTGTTTGTGCTGGTGCTGGCGTGCTTCTACATGCTGCCGGCGCTCGGCTGGCAGATCAGCGCATTCCAGGCCGGTGCGGTCGGGCTTACGTTGTTCTGCGGCTCCCACGTGTCGGAAATCGTGCGCGGCGCATTGCAAGCCATTCCCCGTGGGCAACTCGAAGCGAGCAAGGCGATCGGTCTGACGTTCCGGCAGTCGCTCGGCTACGTGCTGTTGCCGCAGGCGTTGCGTCAGATCCTGCCGACCTGGGTCAATTCCTCCACGGAAATCGTCAAAGCCTCGACCTTGCTGTCGGTAATCGGCGTGGCCGAATTGCTGCTCAGCACCCAACAAGTGATCGCACGCACCTTCATGACCCTGGAGTTCTACCTGTTCGCCGGGTTTCTGTTCTTTGTCATCAACTACGCCATCGAGTTATTCGGGCGCTACATTGAAAAGCGGGTGGCCTTGCCATGA